In Aethina tumida isolate Nest 87 chromosome 2, icAetTumi1.1, whole genome shotgun sequence, the DNA window GACACAGTAAAAAAAAGACTAATGACAAAAACATGATATTAGCACTCCAAGCAgtacttaataaaaaaggGATCAAATAAGCATCGCAACAAGTTACAGTAATTAGGTAGGCTCTAGCTATTATGTAGTAGCGCAAAAATGTAGACTAACCCTTCACATGACGCTTGATGAACGAAGATATTCCAACACTCGCTGCATGTAAATATGTACACAATTCTTTGTATGTCTTTGATTACTTTTACAAGTCATTAATAAGTCAAACGGATacgttttgatatttttttattaagttaaaatttcaaacaaatttaacaacaaggacattaacaaaaaaaataaagaaaaaacaaatctaAATAAGGAATTTAATGTAGGTGTGAATGTAGTTATGTAGTTATTATCTATTAGTGTGTTTTTATGGTTTATGTTCATGAATCCAgcgaaattatttatgataatttagaatatgtGAATAAAAATGGAATGCACCGCAACCCGAAAACGAAAATAACAAAAGGGTTTAGTTTTTCCATTATGGATAAAccgaacattattaaaataaaatcatgatTATCTTCTTTTTCGCCTTATAAATCCCGGCACATCAAAATACTGTAGTGAGTTTTTAAACCGACTTTTAGATTTGTTTCCTCCTTTCATCAATATAGTAGtgtagatatataaaaaatctattactgTCACTATGTCTCACACGTAATCAAGTATTTATCACTTCtcattgtataaaattgtacTGAAATGCCGGGGTGAGTGTGTGCGTGTTGTGGGTTCGCGCGCGTACCGacaagtatttattttcattcgtAGAGTCGCATGAACAGCAACATTATGCCCCAGAAGCAGGTCGTAATGCCGATGACCAGAGGTAGCTGTTTCACCCACGAACCGACTGTAGAGGACATAAGTAAGAATAGTTTACCACCCGCCTAGGAGTGCTAATATAATAAGAGTAAATCCGAGGTCAACCCATTCGAAAATACGCAGTGTCATCCAAATACTATCTTAGTTTAACAACAAATGGGTTGACCGCAGTAACTATTTATGAGGTTTCAAGTCTGATTTGTGAAgtatgtttgaattaaactaaagtaaaaaataaatggacaattaatttatgaaaatataatttgataattgaatTGATCTTACAAATATAGAAATTGATACTTACATCCTTCAGAATCCAATCGATTTTGGAAATCCTTGATCTGCTTCTCCTTTCTTTTAAGATCCAATCCCAAGGCTTCGTTTCGTTGTCTTTGTTCTCTCAGTTCTCTGAAagcgaaataaaatgtatcaaCACTTCACTCAACCACAACAATACTCAACATACTTCTGAGCAGCAAGTAACGCCTCCCTCGTTTTACTTAAATCTTCGCTAATGGCCTGTTTGGCCTGGATCTCCGACTGCAGTGAACTCTGCAAATTCAGCAGTTCCATCTTTTCCAGTTTTTGTGATCGCCTGTTCCGCCAGTTCTTATCTGTACCGCCCACGACATTCGAAACTCCCGTATGTTTCAGATATTCTAATTCTTCGGTCATCTTGGTCGCCAAAGCTTGCAAATAGGCTCTGGCATCTTTCTCGTCGCTCACCCACTGAATGATCTCCGAGAGTTGGGACTCCCATTGGTCCAGAGCATCTTGTTTGTTACGCAACTGCTCATATTCCGTTTCAAGGTTGGCACGTTCTGACTGTAGTCTATTCATTGATTCTGACAACTGTAACAGATAATAGTTTAGTGTTTTGATTGTTTATTGAGTTGaagacataaaataataagttaaataataaataaaaacgaaaaactCACAAACTCAACATTTGAACtaagtttattattgtcttccaataaaatttgcttttCTCTGTCATGTCGCCGTTTCAGCTCGAGTACAATTTGTTCAGTTTCTGTTGCTGCCTCCTGCCTGGATTTCTCCATTTTCTCTTTCATTGCCTGTgcctaattaaaacaaaatgaaacgaggaaaaaataaaacaaaatacaaaataaagaaaaacgtactgataatttaagttttttaaatacctCTCTTTCCAATAACTCCCTGTGACTCTCAGCCTCACTCAGTTGCTCTCTTAACGAAGTTAACTCCATGTTGAATCTTGCTTGTTGCTGCGTGAGACTTTCATTGTACTGAacctattacaaaaataattagaaatcaaCTCgtgaacataataaataattttacctcTAATTTCTCCAGTTCCGCTTTCAGCCTCAACGAGTCTTGCTGATCTCTCGGTCCTAGCTCGTTCCTCACACGCAGCCTGTCGGATTCCGCCTGCATCTGCCGGCAGTACTCCTCTGATCGTTCCCTCAATTTCCTTTCCTTGGTGGCTTCGGCCTGTGCCTCGTCCACCCGACTCTCTAACTCCCTGCGAAGTTTCTCCGCCCGTCTAATGTCGTTTCTCAGAGTGTCGACCTTCTGCATGACCGTCTCTAACTCCTCCTCTTTGTCGCGGACTTGTCGTGAGAATTTGTCTTTTTGTCTTCGCAGTTCGGCCAATTTGTCCGACACTTCGGCGTATTCGGTCATCGCCAGCTTCTTTTGAGCCAACGTGTCCTTCAACTCCTTGTCTTGGAATTTGAGTTTCTCCTGTAAATCTTGTCGGTCCTTCATGGCTTCTTCCTTTTCCTGTTTAAGCACCCGCACAAGTTTTTCTAATTCCTTAATTTTGCTACTGTCGGCGCCGTCGTGACTGTCAATGTGCATGCCACTCGAGTTACCAGCCTCGAGGCTGCGTAACTGCGACTCCAGTTCGCAGTTCCGTTTCGTTAACGTATTTATTTCGTCTTGCAGTTTCCTGGTGCCGTCCGGCGACATTCGCTTGTCCATTTCCTTCTCTTGATTCAGTGCCAGGGCCATGATGTTGCCCTGATTGCGTTTGTTTTGGATTTCCGTCATGTTCGAGTTCGAGATGTGAACAGAGAGATCACTCAAATCACATATACAACTGAaacaaacataaatgttaataagtaCGGTTTTTCTATCATTGTTGTTGAAGTCATACCTTCCTTGAGTGAACGTAAAACCTATGAAGGGCAGATGTAACCCTGTGAAGGCGTTGTTAGCGGTTGGAGGCATCGCGTCCGACATTCGGATGTCGGCATCATCGACATCGAAATTTGATGTGTCGGTTGGACTAGAAACTTCCGGTATGTAAGGGGCGTTGCTGTCGCGGATACCCTCCCAGTCCACGCCCTCAAACCACGGATGATTCtgttgaagaaattaaaacagttgttaATGTGTATTCTTGACGTTCATGCGTAGGATTGGTACAATAATCAAAAGGATTGCCTCAGATTACTAAAGAAATGTCATAGGAGTGAACCCGTCAATTGAAAACATTAGAGTGTGTCTCATAGTTAAGATAAAAGTATACCTTGAACTTCACGGCATAAATCCGTCACTATGAGTTGGTAGAAACATATCACATCAATTCTGCAAAGTCCGATAAAGCTCCACAGTAACTGCAGCTACTTTCTCAACGTTACAAAAAAGGCGCAATCGTttccacaatattttaaattatgtaccttCGGTTTTACAGTGAGTAGTTTCGAAACACTTGCCCACCAAGATTACAAAGGCAAAACATGATTCACACAAAATCATTAGAAAATGTCTCATCATAGACAATaccaatacaaataatatcaaaagaattcaatttaaatcaaatgatCTTACTTTAAAATCTTGAATTCCATGTTGGCCAAGTCTGAATTCTTGGCTACATATAAGTTGTTTGATTAGATCTTTCGCAGCGTCAGACACTTCGACGTCTGTGGGAAagtcaaaacaatttttgtgatTCATAATTTTTCCGTACGTCTCCACCAGACTTTCGGCATAGAATGGTGTCTCGCCGAACAACATTTCATACATGCACACGCCCAAAGACCACCAATCACATTCGGGACCATATCGGCCCTGTCCATCTTCCATTGCCTGAAAAATAAAGTTGTAATTTCGTTGCTTGGACAAACGTGAAGAACATACTCGTAGAATCTCCGGTGAAATGTAATCGGGAGTTCCCACAGCCACGTTGGATTGCACAGTGCCGTCCTcgttcaattttaaacaactaCCAAAATCTGCTAATCTAATGTGTCCGTTCGCATCCAGTAATACATTATCGGGTTTAATATCtctgtaaaattattacattttagtaCACGTGTGGATGGATTAGTAAAACACCCAGACCTATGAACATATCCTAGATTGTGAATTGAATCTATAGCCAGCACCATTTCGGCAATGTAAAACCTGGCCATTTCTTCTGGAAGACGATCTTCGAATTTGCTTAGCAACGTGAGTAAATCGCCGCCGCAGTAATAGTCCATAACTAGGTACAAATTGGATTCGTCCTGAAAccacaaatttttgaaaacgaGTTAAACCACCAACAGCAACTCAATTACCTGAAATGCATAGTGTAAATGTGTGATCCATCGGCGATCTCCGTAGACTAGCACGTCGCGTTCCTCCTTGAAGCAGGCCGTTTCGGCTCTCTTCAGCATCTCCCATTTGTTGAGGATCTTCATGGCGAAGACCTTCTCCGAGCTTCGCACCTTCACCACACATACTTCGCCGAAGGCTCCCCTGCCGATGACCTTTAATATTTCGAAATCGTCCCTCGTCAATCGAAGATTCTTCACCGTGGTCGCTATTGGTTTTACTGGAAGGTGATttggaaaacattttaattaatactagttaacaaaaaatactatttagcAGGTTCTGCACAATGCAACTCATTGACTcatgaaattaacaattttcttttttatatgttcttattttttgttgagtAATATCTACAGGATGTCCCAAGTCttaaatttaccatttaaaattttagaaaaaatttacatttcttgtaaatttatgaaataatttatgtttttaaaaaacaaattttatatccaTATTCATTCACCCaagaattgtaaatataattactaattttcaagCAAATTATCAATGATTTGTACATTATATTTACTAGATTTAATAGtcaccaataaaaatattattttacttatgtttactatattaaatgtcagaaaatttaccataaatatCTTTAGATTTcgactataatatttttttaaaaaatgacctCAGGACTCTTTAATCAGTTTCTTTCAATCTGAATTGGAAACGCTCAGTCAATGACCAGCATTTTGGGACACTGTCTACATTTTGGCTTTTAAAATGACTTAGCCTGATCCAAATAAATGTCCTAGATGTGGCACATATGGAGTGGACATTGCGACATGTTTAGATTGGCTGTTTTTCGTTTTTCTCTAAAACTCGacgatttatatttaaaaaatttaagagtcCAATAGATCGTTTTCCGTGTTTCGTGTatggtttaattttagaactgCTAAAACTAATATAGTATCGATgacataacaatttttaacgtAGGTCAATTATCTGCGATGCAGCAGAATGAAAACCAGAAATAGCGAAAACGGATTTACGTAAGCTGAGCGTACATTAAAACTACgtacgtttttattttaatttagataaacaatgaaaattcGTTTAAACTGCTTAAATTACTGTTGGATATTTTTAGTGCGATGTGCATTAAAATTGCGGGCCGACCATTTGATACACCCTTACCGAACTCAATGAAGTCCGAGACCGTCTTCTCCCGTCTGAGACTCGAGTTGCAACACTCGTCGTAGAGCACCAGCAGTATGTCGAGCAGGGTCTCGATGCTGAGACCCTTGTCGCGGGCGACGGTCGGCCCGCCCAGAACCATGCCCTCGAGCTGCCGGAGCCGGCGCTCGCCGGCGGGCACAGCCCCCGGCATCGCAACCACGCCGCCGCCTCCGCCGTCACTCATCTGTCGTAGTCGGTGTCGTCGACGCGGCCCACAATGTCGTCGTCGTCGCTATGGTCCTGGTCCTCGTCGTCGCCGTGCCCTGCAGACTGCTCGTCAGGAGATTCATCAAAATGTTTCGGTCCTGTGACATAAATACGGAAAATTCAGACCAACATATCAGGAGATAATATGTGTCAACATAATGTAGTTGCTCATCGTAATGccgactttttttaaatattattaattgcggCACAGATGGACAaagttaatgtttaattaaaacataattaaataccaaaagattaaacaatcaattcattaattaatctcCATAATTGCAAATAATGATCAAAagccatataaaataaattggactTAATGTCAGTGTATGACTTaatatcattataaaaatttacaaaaaatcaaatttgatttacacaatcaatttttaaataaaatacaatattttatgtaatttgtaaGTGTCTCATTTCCTTAAATGTAACCTTAACTGATAACTCGATTTCGAATTGTGCGTTacgttagaaaaatataaaaaactcgTATCTACACCTTATCAAAATTTTCGCCATTTCCTTATTTAATGTCAAATCACGTTGTTATACAATTGaatgacaaataaaattcataatatctgatatatttcttatacatACATATGCATGTTTCAAActcaatgtaaaaaaattttatcagaGGAAGTCACGGACCAACTCGGATAACGATTTCGTTAAGAAAGAAAGCCATTATCTCACATAATGAATTAAACATTTCGGAAACTtttatggaacaaattttaaaggcagttaaaaaataaattagaaacacTTTAGAAACACATTTAAGTGAATATATTACATTCAGTTGTTTACTGAAACATATTCGTTTTGTTTACTCAATATTGCACATTTGAAATAgagatataaaatgtaaatattctgATGCATACTTAAAACGATTACGTATGTTAAACACATAGCAATTTTATTCGGtccaaataagaaatattaatgaacGACTGACTCAGTTTATGGCCGAATTATAAAACGGTCTTCTTCGATTTGCGTTTTTCAATATGACACAACTACATAATTTATGTTGTCCCAAAagtaaagtaagtaaatagAATGGTAGCAGGGGGACTAATATGTTGAGATAAAACATTGAtagtaaataacaaatataacgATGTAATACTTACtcagctttaaaataaatagtcaaaATTGAAGAGGATTTGTAAAATCATGAATGTTCTCAAATATTGCATGGTAGAACTGACTGATcgtgaataatatatttatttaggtaCAATTCTTAGAAAAAGAGTAGAGTGAAGTAATTTTAggtaaaagtaatataatacagcaatataaaTAGGTAGAAGTTTGgaagaaacatttaaaactatccaagtaatttagttaaactgaaattatttaagtataagtATGTGATGAAGTCAGTTTAGCAGCATTTTATGATTAACTTTGACGCCtttgaataatacaaataacaattagctcaataaaaatgtgaaataaatttgcaaTCCTTGTGATAAGATTGGCAAACATTTACTagcacaaatataataaaaataatatgtccGTGATAATAGcttgcaaaaaaatattaatatttaataaacaattaagtattatgaaatttaacacAATGGGTCTAAAGTAAGCACAGATTTAACTGTATTACTGAAGGTGTCAAGGAATATGACTTAAGTGGttattaatggaaaaaatcAACATAATGTCCAAGAAAGAGGTGAATTAAAACTGATGTGATAGTTACCTATAAATAAACACTTGCACCAAtgggtttttaataaaattagtcatAACTGACATAATGAATGTGTGGTGCCATGGTTAATGCCATGTGGATGAAAAATGcacattgtaattaaaaaatacggcACTGGAGACGAATCTGTGCAATAGGAAGTAGCGAATTCTAGATTTTGCATTCAAGAAAACAGTAAACACACCACATATGATActaaattatgaatgaaaCGTCAAAATAGCAATAAGTACAGTCAtagttaatatcaatattgtcCCTGGCGCTTAATGAGCTACTACATTACCTTTCCCTTGATTCATTAGCCAACATTTAACGTAAAGTTCAGCATTCAcacaaaaaatagaataataggAAACGACGAAGTTTAACCTAAATATAAACACTGGCTCTGAAAATAAACACAGAAAATTCCTCCATCGGAAATATGTCCGGGATGCGATTTGTTAAAAACCAGCACAACATTCACCTTTTAAAAGCCGTTCCAGCAATGCATTTTAAcacttgttatttatattacacacTTCAACAAAAAGTTTCGGCGGCCATTTTTCTAACTCCCCCACCAAGTCGACGTGCATTTCATTTGCACACGAGATGCATATAGATTCATTCCGCCGATgcaataaactatttaattaacgcATTATTCACACCGGCCGCGAACGTTCAATCATACCGgtttcaatgttttttatcgttcgttttaatattaccgttttagaaatttaaatatgtcacagCGACtggtatttacaattattttattgacggTTTTAAAACTGGGTGACACCCGACTTGGGTAATTTACTGAACGAATTCGATATCTCAATGCCTACAATCTAAATTGAAAAGTCgaggatatatttttttaattggaatcTAATCATGTCATTGACCACACCTGAAAATCAACAAGGAAAAGTAAACTTCCTTCTGGGCGAAAGTCAATTTGGCACGTTGCACGTTCTATGTGCGAATATCCCATTTTTGCACGTCCCAGTGCACGCGTATGCGATAAATacggtaaatttaattaaaaatcctcCCTCTGGTTCAAACCGCGGGAAAGCAACgttgaatgaattaaaatgcTTTCTCGTAAATTACGCACGGTCGAAAAAGCCTTCCGTACTAGCCTCGTCCTGATCTTGGGCGCCCGAACcgcacaaaataaaatacgccTCCCCGTTTCCCATCAGTTTATGTGTGATTGTGTCCGTAATTTTCTTAGTTTTAGAAAATACCTCGAAAAATGAACCAAAATTATGAATGGTAGCTGTTGTAGTGGCAACGCCGCAAATTCTTTACCTTCGGCACGAAATCAATCAAATTGGCgtctttatttgtattatcattttctaaatacgccctaaataaatatcaaaccgcaataattaaattctcttcAAAGAGAAACTTCGTTGTGCCCGgccgattttattaaatcttctcCGCGACGGTGAAAAAGTGAATTTTCCTAACACTTATGAACACAATCGTTCGTTTGACTAGCGCATCATATTGTACGCAATGGAGTTGTATGGTGTATGTGGTTTCagtgtttttataaacaatatgtaATTTTCATCACAAAACACGAATCGAAGTGATAAATCTCAATTGGGAGACGTCAAGTCAGGTATTTTAGATGAAACTGGCCCGCCACAGAGCTCGAAATTCGTCTACAATGGACAATACCGAAAGTGCTACCGAATTAAACTGTTACACACGAAATTCTACAAGTGAGTTTTAACACTTTCCCACGCAAAATGCAACTCTTATTCAACCCAAACCCGCAGTAAAGCCTCCATTAAACCGTACAAACGCCTAAAGAGCatcaatttatgataattataaattttagggtGAACCAGTCACCAGAGTGGAACACAGTAGTCCTCAGTAACATTATCGGCCCCGTTTAAAATCCGATTGTTCTAATGGTTCTCAGACAAAGGGAGAATAAGATGACTTCGGAACAACCATTGAAGAAGAAGTTGAGAAGAGGTGATGACACAGAAACTGCAGACGAGACTGACTTCATCCCCACAGATTTGTCGGTGTTGCACCTGACAAATGAGGAGGACATCACTAGGAATTCAGTGAATGCCCAGTTCCATGGAGAAAAGTCAGTGTATCAGACTAGTGACAATAGTGAAAGTGAAACTGAAAAAAGTGATGATAACCTAGTGACTGAGTCCTCATCAGGTAACTTCTCATCACCAGACAGTTATGTTTCAACCTCCCCATACAATGCCAATAgtgaaaatatatcaataacacCAGCTCCAGATATAATTCAGGATTATCCCTATGTGAATAACAGTTGCTTGCCATTAACCTTTCCTGTacagaataatataattaatgcaaGTTATTCAAACCATGACAGACATACACAGTCCATGTCCATTGCAACTGAAGGCAGCTCTAGTGAATCCTTAGGTTTAGATGAATTTCAAGAGAGACTTATTAAACAATGTTTGTGTGGCATATCTGAAGCCACTTTAAGAAAACCATTTGAAGGACCTCAAATTAATGACAGCTCTGATAGTAGAACTGCTATGCTATCAGAATGGTCAACAAAAAGTGTCTTGCAGTTCTTATCAAATCTGCAATTGTTGTTTGATGTATATTTGAAGCAGAATAACAATGGACTGATTTGCTCAAAGATTGTAAGAATATGTGACACAATTGTACAGAACGAATACAATTTGATAGAACAAATTATTTCTCTCTGTGAGACTAGAGACAAATACATAAACTTCCTGGCAGCTAGAGTTTTAAGCAGCTTACTGATCATTGCCAAAACCAACATTAACAATGAATGGCTGGAAACCATTCTTAACTTTCTTACCATGGAGAATATTGActatgacaaaattatttttgcctTGGAAGTTGTGAAAAGGGTGGTGGAATGGAAAGACATTGAAATCCATGTCTTGGAAGACAATGAATCAAAAGATATTGCAGGCCCCAGTAGCAGTTCTGAGTTTAATGTCAACTGTGAAACAGAATCATTCAGTGATGCTGAAAGTTATGACACCTCGGCAATTAAAGGTCTTATTATCAGAAGTTTGGAGTCAAAATGGCCAGAACTGATACATAAAATCCAAAATTTGATTAGTAACAACTCATCAGTGCAAGCGCAGACATGTATACTAACATTTTTGGCTTTATGGGAAAGTACTATTTCTGTTAAGGCTAATTTAAGTGTGGTGGAAACTAAGCCATTCTATGCACACTTTGAAATCTTCGTCAAGAAACTGAGTGGGAATTTGTCACCTATAATATGGAAACAACTGCTCAGTCTGTTCAATGAAGTCCTCTGTTATGGCAGCACCTTAGCTCTTCAGGATATGCTGCCTGATGATACTTGTCAACTTGCCCATCTAATAGTAAGAAGGGTGAAAGATCACAGactattagataatttacCATTTAGGAGGGATGGATACACAGTTAATAGTTTTGTGGGCACAATATTTAGCACACAACCTGACCAATCAAGTATTGATAGGACGCTCCTGCAAAAAATCGtactattagttttaaaatctgTGGCCATCACAATTAAAGAGACAAGATCAGATAGTTCAGAC includes these proteins:
- the LOC109599269 gene encoding protein lines → MVLRQRENKMTSEQPLKKKLRRGDDTETADETDFIPTDLSVLHLTNEEDITRNSVNAQFHGEKSVYQTSDNSESETEKSDDNLVTESSSGNFSSPDSYVSTSPYNANSENISITPAPDIIQDYPYVNNSCLPLTFPVQNNIINASYSNHDRHTQSMSIATEGSSSESLGLDEFQERLIKQCLCGISEATLRKPFEGPQINDSSDSRTAMLSEWSTKSVLQFLSNLQLLFDVYLKQNNNGLICSKIVRICDTIVQNEYNLIEQIISLCETRDKYINFLAARVLSSLLIIAKTNINNEWLETILNFLTMENIDYDKIIFALEVVKRVVEWKDIEIHVLEDNESKDIAGPSSSSEFNVNCETESFSDAESYDTSAIKGLIIRSLESKWPELIHKIQNLISNNSSVQAQTCILTFLALWESTISVKANLSVVETKPFYAHFEIFVKKLSGNLSPIIWKQLLSLFNEVLCYGSTLALQDMLPDDTCQLAHLIVRRVKDHRLLDNLPFRRDGYTVNSFVGTIFSTQPDQSSIDRTLLQKIVLLVLKSVAITIKETRSDSSDSSIGSDDYDFYHNEMPLIERSIRDVLRKVDTFIKNSLDFHPEASFPKILVHLFSDQDDYMIESMVCTLDITVGISYRNAVFPDLINMLNPIHSFIEFLKIVSHDYDVLLDYLISNETCFLLYLLRFLKYTRRNWSRFLSSCGEGNELDNVMTVLIRLKMQISRLVSQDLFPYNINPVLRLLEVCENLYEGNEYS